The nucleotide window TCTGAACTTGTCATAACTTTTGCATCCGGACTTCGTTTTAGACCACTTTCATATCCATCTTGATCTTCTAAAAAAAGCCATATCATGGTGACTTCCAATCATAAGTTTGAATTAATCTTGATATAGATTAAAACAACTTTTACGATTGTGCCATTTTTGAGCGTCAACACATTCTTCCGCATCTTTGTTTACAGACTAGTCCCTCTATATGTGGACGGAGAAAATTTGCGGGTTTCGGTGGAGATGGCCTGATAATGCTTTTGGTTTAGCCATCGGCTATGCTTGCGATCGACCAAAAAATTTCGATTTTGAGTTTTAGCTACTGATTCTCTCAGTTACCTGAAACCCCCCAAAACGGACGCCAGTCATGTCTGCCCTCCCACCCCTGCTACCGGGAACGTGAGTCGCCGGAAAGCATAGGCGACGGTCCATGCCGAACCCTACCGCCGATCACGTCAACTCACCGTGGACACTGGCCATCCGCGCTGCCGCAGACCAGggccgcccgcgccgcgccaTTGCGCTCTACCTCTCGTCCTTCCGCTCCGGCGCCGCCCACCGCCCCTGCCCCTTCGCCCTCGCGGCCGTCCTCAAGTCCGTCTCCCGCCTCCCCGCCCATACTGTGGCCACGGCTGCCGCTTCCTTCCACGCTCATCTTCTTCGCCTAGGCCTCCTCGCGCACCCCTACCCACACGCCGCGCTTGCCCACCTCTATTCCCGCGACCCCGTCGCCGCGCGCAGCCTGCTCGACGAAACGCCTCCCACGGGAGCACGGGCGTCGCTTTCCCTACTCGTTTCCCGGAACTCACTGCTCGCCTCACTTCTCCGCTACGGGGACCTCTCTGCCGCGCGCGCTCTGTTCGACCAGATGCCCGTGAGGGACGTTGTGTCCTGGAACTCCATGGTCGCGGGCCTCGCCAAGGCTGGTCGCCTCGGCAGTGCCATCGAGCTCTTCGACCAGATGCCTGAGCGGAACGCCGCGTCCTGGAATGCCGTCATTTGTGGGCTCATCGCCCATCGCCACCTGACTCGAGCGAGGGAGATGTTCGAGCAGATGCCTGTCAGGAGCAACATCTCCTGGATCATGATGATCTCCGGGTATGCCAAGGCTGGCGACGTTCAGGCTGCTGCTGGCCTGTTTGAACAGATGGAGAACAAGAATGATCTTTATGCGTGGAATGCGATGATTACATGCTATGCACAAAATGGCCGTGCGAGGGAGGCGATTGGAGTTTTCAACCGGATGCTCAAGCCTCATGTCTGTGTTCTGCCCAATGAGAAAACTTTCTCATCTGTCATCTCGGCTTGCTCCCAGCTAGGgaacttgaggtttgggctgtgGGTTCAGAGCTTCATGGGGTCTCTGGGAATTGAACTGGATGATCACTTGCGCACCGCCCTCGTGGATTTGTACACCAAGAGTGGGCGGATTGATAGCGCTTTTGATTTGTTCAAAGGCCTGAGGACAAGAGACGTGGTATCTTACAGTGCGATGATTGTGGGCTGCGGGATGAATGGCAAGTTAAACGAAGCTATAGGTTTATTCAAGGAGATGTCTGACGCAAATATTCGTCCTAATGCAGTGAGCTTTGTGGGATTGTTGTCTGCATACAACCATGCTGGGCTAGTGGAAGAAGCTCGAGCTTGTTTTGCTTCCATGTCAAGCAAATATCTGATTAGACCTTCAATGGAACACTACACCATAATGGTAGATCTCCTTGGGCGTAGCGGGAAGTTGGATGAAGCGTTTCAGCTGATCAGGCAGATGCCGATGCAACCACATGCTAGCGTTTGGGGTGCTTTGCTTCTTTCTTGCAGGTTGCATAACAATGTTGAGCTTGGGGAGGTCGTTGCTTCCAAGTGCTTTGAACAGGCGCCTGGAGAGAGTGGATATTAcatactgttggggaacatatATGCACAAGCAAACAAATGGGACAAGCTTAAGAGGTTAAGGAAGACAATGAAGGAAAGAGGCTTGAGTAAGATGCCTGGGAGTAGTTGGGTGCTGGCTGAATAGATACATTTTACTGATCTTAGTCATTTTGATAATTTTGGTCAGTCGATAACTCAACCTATAACTCCTCAAATTTTAGGGTGATCGTTGGCTCCATTGCTCAGTTATTTACCATCTTTCCTGACTTCTCATGTAGGTTCAGGTAATACTGGATTCAATTGATTATTCTTGCTCTGGATTGGGCAGTTTGATGTGTTTATGTTGGTATCTGAGAAATTCCAATCATTACTAAGGAAGTACATTATGGTCTGTACCCATCACCTTTCACTCAATTCATGTATCTTCTTTAATATCCTTCACAGTTGTACACTAGCTATGTGACTTATGATTTAGATAGTTGAGACTAATGTTTGCGTCTGCATAAATAGCTGTTCATGACGAAGTCCATATTTCTCAAAAGTTGCTTTCTGGTATGTAGAAGAACAACTGTTGTCAAGGTATGGGCACATTGCCCTTCTATCAGAATTTTGTTGTCATGCAACATCTATGTATAAATTGTACGGTTAAGATTATAGGTCACGAGATATTTTCAATAAAAACAAATTAAAGATCACTTGTAAATGGATGAAACGGAATCTTGTGCGAGGCTTTCACCACTACTTAGCCTTCTTATAATGTCATTTACTCTCTCGTCACTCGTCAGGAGTGATTTCTGGAGAAGGTATTTGCATAATGCTGTAAGCTGCAACCATGACAGTGTCCTCTCCACTTATTCGTGCCAAAAGAGGTGCTTACCGGCAACAGCACCTGGCAAGTACATTGTTAGAGCATATTACTGCTTTGGTCTAATATTTCCATCTCGGTCAAATTGTATACAATTAGTAATCAGCTCAAGGGCACTCACGAAGTGAAAAGCGAGCTGGCATTTTCTTGATCGACTCATGTGCTTTATTTTCA belongs to Triticum urartu cultivar G1812 chromosome 7, Tu2.1, whole genome shotgun sequence and includes:
- the LOC125524990 gene encoding pentatricopeptide repeat-containing protein At4g22760-like — its product is MPNPTADHVNSPWTLAIRAAADQGRPRRAIALYLSSFRSGAAHRPCPFALAAVLKSVSRLPAHTVATAAASFHAHLLRLGLLAHPYPHAALAHLYSRDPVAARSLLDETPPTGARASLSLLVSRNSLLASLLRYGDLSAARALFDQMPVRDVVSWNSMVAGLAKAGRLGSAIELFDQMPERNAASWNAVICGLIAHRHLTRAREMFEQMPVRSNISWIMMISGYAKAGDVQAAAGLFEQMENKNDLYAWNAMITCYAQNGRAREAIGVFNRMLKPHVCVLPNEKTFSSVISACSQLGNLRFGLWVQSFMGSLGIELDDHLRTALVDLYTKSGRIDSAFDLFKGLRTRDVVSYSAMIVGCGMNGKLNEAIGLFKEMSDANIRPNAVSFVGLLSAYNHAGLVEEARACFASMSSKYLIRPSMEHYTIMVDLLGRSGKLDEAFQLIRQMPMQPHASVWGALLLSCRLHNNVELGEVVASKCFEQAPGESGYYILLGNIYAQANKWDKLKRLRKTMKERGLSKMPGSSWVLAE